A region of Anaerobranca gottschalkii DSM 13577 DNA encodes the following proteins:
- the feoB gene encoding ferrous iron transport protein B — MAVIALVGNPNVGKSIFFNYLTGNYVDVSNFPGTTVDISSGKLGEHLIIDTPGVYGISSFNDEEKVTKKVVLDADMVINVVDANNLDRDLFLTLQLLDMGKPMVIALNMIDEAEKNGREIDIEELSSLLGVDVIPTIAVKKIGLAKVKRALNSFKIGKLDQKLLKDIQSIKTTKKPSIQEGILLLEEDPEMLKKYRISSRNLREEYYLYRRERVNEICSKVINDISNWKRGRSFSEKLNYLLIHPVYGFIILIVILAVVYTFVGKLVSGYVVDFTEGYLMEELILPGLIKLASKWITPQSLIGNLMLGEFGFFTLTIKYLIGLLLPLVVSFFFVMSLMEDSGYLPRVAVLLDKHLSKIGLNGKGIIPIILGFGCVTMATITTRILGTQKERTIATILLAISIPCSAQMAVILGLLSSLGGYYITIYILTMIFIFIIIGKLTSLLLPGKSNPLLLDLPNLRFPKMKNVFKKTYYKTLGFLQDALPLFTIGAMLIGGLNYFNILDRFQSYLSPLTVNWLKLPKETANIFIMGLIRRDFGTAGLISLTLTPEQTLISLVTITLFVPCIASIMVILKERGIFTGIITILLSISIAFFTGGLLASLVL, encoded by the coding sequence ATGGCTGTAATTGCTTTAGTAGGAAATCCCAATGTAGGTAAATCTATTTTTTTTAATTACTTAACAGGTAATTACGTAGATGTTTCAAATTTTCCAGGAACAACGGTAGATATCAGTAGTGGTAAGTTAGGAGAACACTTAATTATCGATACACCTGGTGTATACGGTATATCATCCTTTAATGATGAAGAAAAAGTGACTAAAAAGGTAGTATTAGATGCCGATATGGTAATTAATGTTGTAGATGCCAATAACTTAGATAGAGATCTTTTTCTAACTTTGCAATTACTAGATATGGGTAAACCTATGGTAATTGCTTTAAATATGATCGATGAAGCTGAAAAAAATGGTAGGGAAATAGATATAGAAGAATTATCTTCATTATTAGGAGTAGATGTCATTCCAACCATAGCAGTTAAAAAAATCGGTTTAGCAAAGGTAAAAAGGGCTTTAAATTCATTTAAAATTGGGAAGTTAGATCAAAAGTTATTGAAGGACATCCAAAGTATAAAAACAACAAAAAAACCTTCTATCCAAGAAGGAATTTTATTGTTAGAAGAAGACCCTGAAATGTTGAAAAAATATCGAATTTCTTCTAGAAATTTACGGGAAGAGTACTATTTGTATAGAAGGGAACGGGTAAATGAAATTTGTTCTAAAGTTATTAATGATATAAGTAATTGGAAAAGGGGGAGGAGTTTTTCTGAAAAACTAAATTATCTTTTAATACATCCAGTCTATGGATTTATTATTCTTATTGTTATATTAGCAGTAGTATATACCTTTGTAGGAAAGTTAGTTTCAGGATATGTAGTAGATTTTACTGAAGGGTATCTTATGGAAGAACTAATCCTTCCTGGGTTAATAAAGTTAGCTAGCAAATGGATTACCCCCCAATCCTTAATTGGCAACTTAATGTTAGGAGAATTTGGTTTTTTTACTTTAACTATTAAATATTTAATTGGATTACTTTTACCTTTAGTAGTGAGTTTCTTTTTTGTAATGTCTCTAATGGAAGATAGTGGTTATTTGCCTAGGGTTGCTGTTTTATTAGATAAACATTTATCTAAAATTGGGTTAAATGGCAAAGGAATTATTCCTATAATCCTTGGATTTGGTTGTGTAACCATGGCCACAATTACCACAAGGATATTGGGAACTCAGAAGGAGAGGACAATAGCTACAATTCTTTTAGCTATAAGTATACCTTGTAGTGCTCAAATGGCTGTGATTTTAGGATTATTATCTTCACTAGGTGGATATTACATAACTATTTATATATTGACGATGATCTTTATATTTATAATTATTGGAAAGTTAACATCCCTATTGCTACCTGGCAAATCTAATCCTCTACTTTTAGATTTACCTAACTTGAGATTTCCTAAGATGAAAAATGTCTTTAAAAAAACATATTATAAGACTTTGGGTTTTTTGCAAGATGCCTTACCTTTATTTACTATAGGAGCTATGCTAATAGGTGGATTAAATTATTTCAATATACTAGATAGGTTTCAATCTTATTTATCACCATTAACAGTCAATTGGCTCAAATTGCCTAAAGAAACGGCAAATATCTTTATTATGGGACTGATTCGTAGGGATTTTGGAACAGCGGGGTTAATCAGTTTAACTTTAACTCCAGAGCAAACTTTGATTTCATTAGTTACAATAACCTTATTTGTTCCTTGTATTGCCAGTATAATGGTAATTTTAAAAGAACGGGGTATTTTTACAGGGATCATAACCATCCTTTTAAGTATCTCCATTGCCTTTTTCACTGGAGGGTTATTGGCAAGTTTAGTTTTATAA
- a CDS encoding ferrous iron transport protein A, whose product MFLSDCKRGDQVEIVEITDNWGREQAIRFGIAKGSKVICQAVIPNGPVVIKKGQGTIAIGYPVASKIIVKRRWR is encoded by the coding sequence ATGTTTTTAAGTGATTGTAAACGGGGAGACCAAGTGGAAATTGTAGAAATAACTGACAATTGGGGGAGAGAGCAAGCTATTCGCTTTGGTATTGCTAAAGGAAGTAAAGTAATCTGCCAAGCTGTTATTCCTAACGGGCCAGTAGTCATAAAAAAAGGGCAAGGAACAATTGCTATAGGCTACCCTGTAGCATCAAAAATCATAGTTAAAAGGAGGTGGAGATAA